In Carya illinoinensis cultivar Pawnee chromosome 9, C.illinoinensisPawnee_v1, whole genome shotgun sequence, the following are encoded in one genomic region:
- the LOC122277574 gene encoding adenylyl-sulfate kinase 3: MSTLSNSTNIFWQECPVGKVERQKLLNQKGCVVWITGLSGSGKSTLACSLSRELHSRGKLSYVLDGDNLRHGLNKDLSFKPEDRTENIRRVGEVAKLFADAGLICIASLISPYRKDRDACRAMLPYANFIEVFMNMPLTLCEARDTKGLYKLARAGKIKGFTGIDDPYEPPLNCEIEIQQTDGFCPTPGAMAAQVVSYLEEKGYLEDQ, from the exons ATGTCTACTCTGAGCAATTCAACAAATATATTTTGGCAAGAATGTCCAGTAGGGAAGGTCGAGAGGCAAAAGCTACTTAATCAAAAAGGTTGTGTCGTATGGATTACGGGTCTCAGTGGATCAG GAAAAAGCACTCTGGCATGTTCACTAAGTAGAGAACTGCACTCTAGGGGAAAGCTGTCGTATGTCCTTGATGGAGATAACCTTCGACATGGACTGAACAAGGACCTTAGTTTCAAACCAGAAGATCGGACTGAAAATATAAGGAGAGTTG GGGAAGTCGCAAAACTCTTTGCGGATGCTGGTCTGATCTGTATTGCGAGTCTGATATCTCCATATAGAAAAGATCGGGATGCTTGCCGTGCAATGTTGCCATATGCGAATTTTATTGAG GTTTTTATGAACATGCCTCTAACATTGTGTGAAGCAAGGGATACAAAAGGCCTTTACAAGCTGGCACGTGCTGGAAAGATCAAAG GTTTTACTGGGATAGATGATCCATATGAACCACCGTTGAATTGTGAG ATTGAAATACAACAAACAGATGGGTTTTGCCCCACACCAGGGGCCATGGCAGCGCAAGTAGTGTCTTACTTGGAGGAGAAAGGATATCTTGAAGATCAGTGA
- the LOC122276515 gene encoding uncharacterized protein LOC122276515 isoform X1 codes for MTSLLVSPWATKTFFLFSRINVLRKSPPTPLPFLHFHPSFKLFSPLSSSTPPLLMAASSSSPSSITNPPTSPGDVSDVFQLIQAHQEKAARLPPIEEIRTVLDHSVRGMLSTFSQKHEGYPSGSVVDFACDADGSLILAVSSLAIHTKDLTANPKCSLLVARDVEDRTDLVITLHGDAIFVSENERAAIRTAYLARHPNAFWVDFGDFQFMRIIPKVVRYVSGVATAVLGSGEFSAKEYNSAKVDPIAQFSKPVTSHMNKDHAEDTKVIVQHWTSIPVDSAYMLDLDSLGFNVKAGYQGNTFKLRVPFPRRAEDRKDVKTLVVEMLQAAKPHTG; via the exons ATGACGTCTCTTCTGGTATCGCCGTGGGCGACCAAAACCTTCTTCCTATTTTCCCGCATAAATGTCCTCAGAAAATCCCCTCCCACTCCCCTTCCTTTTCTTCATTTCCACCCCTCCTTTAAGCTATTCTCTCCGCTTTCAAGTTCTACTCCTCCTCTCTTAATGGCCGCTTCATCCTCCTCTCCTTCATCAATCACCAATCCTCCG ACCTCACCTGGAGATGTTTCCGATGTATTTCAACTGATTCAAGCGCATCAG GAAAAAGCTGCTCGCCTTCCTCCAATTGAGGAGATTCGAACTGTGCTTGATCACAGTGTGCGCGGGATGCTATCTACCTTTTCTCAG AAGCATGAGGGCTATCCATCGGGGTCAGTGGTTGATTTTGCCTGTGATGCAGATGGATCCCTAATATTAGCAGTCAGCAGCCTGGCAATTCATACAAAA GACTTAACTGCTAATCCAAAATGCTCATTGCTTGTGGCTAGAGATGTGGAGGACAGGACTGATCTAGTAATCACCCTGCACGGTGATGCTATTTTT GTTTCTGAAAATGAGAGAGCTGCCATTCGTACAGCATATTTGGCAAGGCATCCAAATGCATTTTGG GTTGACTTTGGTGACTTCCAATTTATGCGAATCATACCAAAAGTTGTACGGTATGTTTCAGGGGTTGCCACAGCCGTATTAGGATCAGGAG AGTTCAGTGCAAAAGAGTATAATTCTGCAAAAGTTGATCCAATTGCTCAGTTTTCTAAACCTGTTACG TCTCACATGAATAAAGATCATGCTGAAGATACAAAAGTTATTGTGCAACACTGGACATCAATTCCG GTGGACTCTGCTTATATGCTGGATTTGGACAGCCTTGGTTTCAATGTTAAG GCTGGTTATCAAGGGAACACTTTCAAGCTTCGAGTACCTTTCCCTAGACGTGCAGAAGATAGGAA GGATGTGAAGACTCTTGTAGTGGAAATGCTTCAAGCTGCTAAGCCTCATACTGGTTGA
- the LOC122276515 gene encoding uncharacterized protein LOC122276515 isoform X2 has translation MTSLLVSPWATKTFFLFSRINVLRKSPPTPLPFLHFHPSFKLFSPLSSSTPPLLMAASSSSPSSITNPPTSPGDVSDVFQLIQAHQEKAARLPPIEEIRTVLDHSVRGMLSTFSQKHEGYPSGSVVDFACDADGSLILAVSSLAIHTKDLTANPKCSLLVARDVEDRTDLVITLHGDAIFVSENERAAIRTAYLARHPNAFWVDFGDFQFMRIIPKVVRYVSGVATAVLGSGEFSAKEYNSAKVDPIAQFSKPVTSHMNKDHAEDTKVIVQHWTSIPVDSAYMLDLDSLGFNVKGCEDSCSGNASSC, from the exons ATGACGTCTCTTCTGGTATCGCCGTGGGCGACCAAAACCTTCTTCCTATTTTCCCGCATAAATGTCCTCAGAAAATCCCCTCCCACTCCCCTTCCTTTTCTTCATTTCCACCCCTCCTTTAAGCTATTCTCTCCGCTTTCAAGTTCTACTCCTCCTCTCTTAATGGCCGCTTCATCCTCCTCTCCTTCATCAATCACCAATCCTCCG ACCTCACCTGGAGATGTTTCCGATGTATTTCAACTGATTCAAGCGCATCAG GAAAAAGCTGCTCGCCTTCCTCCAATTGAGGAGATTCGAACTGTGCTTGATCACAGTGTGCGCGGGATGCTATCTACCTTTTCTCAG AAGCATGAGGGCTATCCATCGGGGTCAGTGGTTGATTTTGCCTGTGATGCAGATGGATCCCTAATATTAGCAGTCAGCAGCCTGGCAATTCATACAAAA GACTTAACTGCTAATCCAAAATGCTCATTGCTTGTGGCTAGAGATGTGGAGGACAGGACTGATCTAGTAATCACCCTGCACGGTGATGCTATTTTT GTTTCTGAAAATGAGAGAGCTGCCATTCGTACAGCATATTTGGCAAGGCATCCAAATGCATTTTGG GTTGACTTTGGTGACTTCCAATTTATGCGAATCATACCAAAAGTTGTACGGTATGTTTCAGGGGTTGCCACAGCCGTATTAGGATCAGGAG AGTTCAGTGCAAAAGAGTATAATTCTGCAAAAGTTGATCCAATTGCTCAGTTTTCTAAACCTGTTACG TCTCACATGAATAAAGATCATGCTGAAGATACAAAAGTTATTGTGCAACACTGGACATCAATTCCG GTGGACTCTGCTTATATGCTGGATTTGGACAGCCTTGGTTTCAATGTTAAG GGATGTGAAGACTCTTGTAGTGGAAATGCTTCAAGCTGCTAA
- the LOC122275036 gene encoding uncharacterized protein LOC122275036, giving the protein MDLDEWEYLPDDGYLDFHAVGEKKTFCGKPNSDSKTVFNMNYFLCPSPNSMKITEPPGLPGQVVTVPINLEPTSGIGKAPQDGEPVKGITKVPIEISVMRPVVILERPNVPNTGVMEADQDVVSHVFFKKKENEFVDMKRDSPMSSSRGFMPQIDTSTFQFEDKGESLESKTSPRTEAENRDCCDSNKKVTWEESGGSLNIWKWSFTGIGAICSFGVTAATICILFFGSHQRNKQHQQSQKLQFRIHSDEKEGRKWRCTITKQAN; this is encoded by the exons ATGGATCTTGATGAGTGGGAATACCTCCCTGATGATGGGTACCTTGATTTTCATGCAGTCGGTGAGAAAAAGACGTTCTGTGGCAAACCAAATTCTGATTCAAAAACTGTTTTCAACATGAATTACTTCCTATGCCCATCGCCAAATTCCATGAAAATTACTGAACCACCGGGGCTGCCTGGTCAAGTTGTCACAGTTCCAATAAATTTGGAACCCACAAGTGGCATCGGCAAGGCCCCCCAAGATGGTGAACCAGTGAAGGGTATCACCAAGGTTCCTATTGAAATCAGTGTTATGAGACCAGTAGTTATCCTCGAAAGACCCAATGTTCCTAATACGGGAGTTATGGAAGCTGATCAAGACGTGGTTTCCCACGTTTTCttcaaaaagaaggaaaatgaattCGTCGACATGAAAAGGGACTCCCCAATGTCTAGTTCTAGGGGATTTATGCCTCAAATTGACACAAGTACGTTTCAGTTTGAGGATAAAGGTGAGTCCTTGGAGAGCAAGACTTCCCCAAGAACCGAAGCTGAGAACAGGGATTGTTGTGATAGCAACAAAAAGGTCACTTGGGAAGAGAGTGGGGGTAGTCTTAACATATGGAAATGGAGCTTTACTGGGATTGGTGCTATTTGCTCTTTTGGTGTTACCGCTGCTACAATCTGTATTCTGTTTTTTGGTAGCCACCAAAGAAACAAACAGCACCAACAGAGTCAGAAACTTCAGTTCCGGATCCACAGCGATGAAAAG GAAGGAAGGAAGTGGAGGTGCACAATTACCAAGCAAGCAAATTAA
- the LOC122277590 gene encoding translocase of chloroplast 34-like, which translates to MASLIREWVGINTFASATQTKLLELLGKLKQENVNTLTILVMGKGGVGKSSTVNSIIGERAVSVNPFQSEAPTPFMVSRSRAGFTLNIIDTPGLIEGGYINDRALEIVKRFLLNKTIDVLLYVDRLDAYRVDNLDRQVVKAITDSFGKGIWNRAVVVLTHAQLSPPDGLPYEDFCFKRSGALLKVVRLGAGLKKRNKQDFALPVVLVENSGRCNKNENDEKVLPNGTAWIPDLVKTITEVVSNGSKSIFVDKKLIEGPNPNERGKLLIPLIFALQYFFVVKPIERAIADDIEKESRPSWDN; encoded by the exons ATGGCGTCCCTAATACGTGAATGGGTAGGGATCAACACGTTCGCCTCCGCCACACAGACCAAATTGCTGGAATTGCTGGGAAAACTTAAGCAGGAG AATGTGAACACATTGACAATACTTGTAATGGGAAAAGGTGGTGTTGGGAAGTCATCAACTGTTAACTCGATCATAGGGGAAAGAGCAGTGTCTGTTAATCCATTTCAG TCTGAAGCACCTACGCCATTTATGGTATCACGTTCAAGAGCTGGGTTTACTTTGAACATCATTGACACTCCGGGGCTCATAGAAGGAGGATACATCAATGACCGGGCACTCGAGATTGTTAAACG TTTCCTTCTGAACAAGACCATCGATGTTCTCCTCTATGTGGACCGTTTGGATGCATATAGGGTCGATAACTTGGATAGGCAGGTTGTTAAAGCCATAACAGATAGTTTTGGTAAAGGAATATGGAATAGGGCTGTGGTTGTTCTCACACACGCTCAGCTCTCACCACCAGATGGATTACCTTACGAAGATTTTTGCTTCAAAAGGTCTGGGGCTCTTCTAAAAGTTGTCCGGCTTGGTGCAGGGTTAAAAAAGCGTAATAAGcag GATTTTGCTCTCCCAGTTGTTTTAGTTGAGAACAGTGGAAGATGtaataagaatgaaaatgatgaaaag GTTCTCCCAAATGGAACTGCGTGGATTCCTGATTTAGTCAAAACTATCACAGAAGTCGTGTCAAATGGAAGCAAGTCAATTTTTGTCGACAAGAAGCTGATTGAAGGACCAAATCCCAATGAGAGAGGGAAGTTACTTATTCCACTTATATTTGCATTACAA TATTTCTTTGTGGTCAAACCAATAGAGCGTGCAATCGCGGATGATATTGAAAAGGAGAGTAGACCATCATGGGATAATTAG